One stretch of Burkholderia pyrrocinia DNA includes these proteins:
- a CDS encoding glycosyltransferase produces the protein MKLVIATYGTEGDTRPLAALGRALMDAGHDVRLLADAATLGSADALGVPSAPLSGDIRRAIAPDGALSDAVRGRGGFNDTSKALAAIANANTAAWMREIADASAGCDAILVSGLASFVGLSVAEYRRVPAIGTGMIPITPTAEFASPFLPPGKLPRWLNRASHRFVNALLWQAFRKATNAARASVCGLPPRKRVWTDHPMLYGVSPALLFGPADWPSQVLACGQWRIDASAWAPSPELSTFLDSGDSPVYIGFGSMAGFDRAAMADALVRALDGRRALFYPGWSGIDASLLPAHVRVIGDTPHDWLFPRVSMAIHHGGSGTTHSAARAGIPSIVVPFAGDQFFWANRLRRLGVADAPVAGRRVDGAALARAIAFAERADTKARAMELGERIAQEDGLKLAVGMIERWARPGAR, from the coding sequence ATGAAGCTTGTCATCGCCACCTACGGCACCGAAGGCGATACGCGCCCGCTCGCGGCGCTCGGCCGCGCGCTGATGGATGCCGGCCACGATGTCCGGCTGCTGGCCGATGCCGCGACGCTCGGTTCGGCCGACGCGCTCGGCGTGCCGTCGGCGCCGTTGTCCGGCGATATCCGCCGCGCGATCGCACCGGACGGCGCGTTGTCGGACGCGGTGCGCGGGCGCGGCGGTTTCAACGACACGTCGAAGGCGCTCGCGGCGATCGCGAATGCGAACACGGCCGCATGGATGCGCGAAATCGCTGACGCATCGGCCGGTTGCGATGCGATCCTCGTGTCCGGGCTCGCGTCGTTCGTCGGGTTATCGGTCGCCGAATATCGCCGCGTGCCGGCGATCGGCACCGGCATGATCCCGATCACGCCGACCGCCGAATTCGCGTCGCCGTTCCTGCCGCCGGGCAAGCTGCCGCGCTGGCTGAACCGCGCGAGCCACCGGTTCGTCAATGCACTGCTGTGGCAGGCATTCAGGAAAGCGACGAATGCGGCGCGCGCAAGCGTATGCGGGCTGCCGCCGCGCAAGCGGGTGTGGACCGATCATCCGATGCTGTACGGCGTATCGCCGGCGCTGCTATTCGGCCCGGCCGACTGGCCGTCGCAGGTGCTTGCATGCGGGCAATGGCGTATCGATGCAAGTGCATGGGCGCCGTCGCCTGAACTTTCCACCTTTCTCGATTCGGGCGATTCGCCGGTGTACATCGGCTTCGGCAGCATGGCCGGCTTCGACCGCGCGGCGATGGCCGACGCGCTGGTGCGTGCGCTCGACGGCCGGCGCGCGCTGTTCTATCCGGGCTGGAGCGGCATCGATGCGTCGCTGCTGCCGGCGCACGTCCGCGTGATCGGCGACACGCCGCACGACTGGCTGTTCCCGCGCGTGTCGATGGCGATCCATCACGGCGGATCGGGCACCACGCATTCGGCCGCGCGGGCGGGCATTCCGTCGATCGTCGTGCCGTTCGCGGGCGATCAGTTCTTCTGGGCGAACCGGCTGCGGCGGCTCGGCGTCGCGGATGCGCCGGTCGCGGGGCGGCGCGTGGACGGTGCCGCGCTTGCGCGGGCTATCGCGTTTGCCGAGCGCGCCGACACGAAAGCGCGTGCAATGGAACTAGGCGAGCGCATCGCTCAAGAGGACGGCTTGAAGCTGGCGGTCGGCATGATCGAGCGATGGGCGCGCCCCGGCGCGCGGTGA
- the kdpF gene encoding K(+)-transporting ATPase subunit F — MLWITGAVSIALFIYLFHALIKPERY, encoded by the coding sequence ATGTTGTGGATCACCGGCGCGGTATCGATCGCGCTCTTTATCTATCTGTTTCATGCATTGATCAAGCCCGAGCGGTATTGA
- a CDS encoding DUF3313 domain-containing protein produces the protein MNRSIKPSHLLNAALCVALAGCAGVQPARYSGIESSPYLRSDPQDKSGRVPYRYALPADWHKYRKLILDPVAVYRGTDHQFGNLNDQDKSTLATYMGDTFAKKLGKRFELTSTPGPDTLRVKLTLTGAVTTTTFAGAFAHFDLAGNVYNGVQAIRGREGAFTGSVIYAVEIRDASTNRLISAYVTKQYPNAMNIGASFGALSAAKTGIDKGADALVAQFD, from the coding sequence ATGAACCGATCGATCAAGCCCAGCCACCTGCTCAACGCCGCGCTATGCGTCGCGCTCGCCGGATGTGCCGGCGTCCAGCCCGCCCGCTACAGCGGCATCGAATCGTCGCCCTACCTGCGCAGCGATCCGCAGGACAAGTCCGGGCGCGTGCCCTATCGCTACGCGCTGCCGGCGGACTGGCACAAGTACCGGAAGCTGATTCTCGACCCGGTGGCCGTCTATCGCGGCACCGACCATCAGTTCGGCAACCTGAACGACCAGGACAAGTCGACACTCGCGACATACATGGGCGACACGTTCGCGAAGAAGCTCGGCAAGCGCTTCGAGTTGACGAGCACGCCGGGCCCCGACACGCTGCGCGTAAAGCTGACGCTGACAGGCGCCGTGACGACGACGACATTTGCCGGCGCATTCGCGCATTTCGATCTCGCGGGCAACGTGTACAACGGCGTGCAGGCAATCCGCGGCCGCGAAGGCGCATTCACGGGCTCGGTCATCTACGCGGTGGAGATCCGCGATGCATCGACGAACCGGCTGATCAGCGCGTACGTGACGAAGCAGTATCCGAATGCGATGAACATCGGCGCGAGTTTCGGCGCGCTCAGCGCGGCAAAGACCGGGATCGACAAGGGTGCCGATGCACTCGTCGCGCAATTCGACTGA
- the kdpA gene encoding potassium-transporting ATPase subunit KdpA, producing MFNNLIQFAIVLAIMLALVPVVGKWLAHAFTSPRHAWVERRTYALLGVNPDEAMSWQRYGMVLLLGNAAMMLLGYLLLRIQDALPFDALQRAAQSPDLAFNTAASFITNTNWQAYAGESSLSNFSQMAVITFLMMVSAATGIAAAGGFIRGLSRKSAADIGNYWVDFTRVTYRVLLPLSFVMALVYVWQGMPQTLASDAWATTLEGARQQIVMGPVASLESIKHIGTNGGGFFSMNAAHPFENPTPLTNTLHMLSMLLIPSALTYTLGTMIGRRRQGWVILGAFVVMFVGFLAVIYQAEQHGNPLLTGLGVDQQMSAVQPGGNMEGKEMRFGIAQTSLFATVTTAATTGSVDAMHDSLTPLGGLVPIAQMMLNNVFGGDGVGLINLFTFAILTVFLVGMMIGRTPEFLGKKIEAREMKLVMLAVLAHPFSILGFTALAAMLPATMNSLANLGPHGFSEVLYAYTSGTANNGSAFAGLNANTPFFNTTIGFAMLIGRYLTLLPMLAVAGSLAAKKSVPESAGTLSTSTGLFAGLLIFVILVVGGLTFLPALALGPVVEHLLMSGGQLF from the coding sequence ATGTTCAACAATCTGATTCAATTCGCGATCGTTCTCGCGATCATGCTGGCGCTGGTGCCCGTCGTCGGGAAATGGCTGGCGCACGCCTTTACGAGCCCGCGCCACGCGTGGGTCGAACGCCGCACCTATGCGCTGCTCGGCGTGAATCCCGACGAAGCGATGTCGTGGCAGCGCTACGGGATGGTGCTGCTGCTCGGCAATGCCGCGATGATGCTGCTCGGCTATCTGCTGCTGCGCATCCAGGACGCGCTGCCGTTCGATGCGCTGCAGCGCGCCGCGCAAAGCCCCGACCTCGCATTCAACACGGCCGCGTCGTTCATCACGAACACGAACTGGCAGGCGTATGCGGGCGAGAGCAGCCTGTCGAACTTCTCGCAGATGGCCGTCATCACGTTCCTGATGATGGTCAGCGCCGCGACCGGCATCGCGGCCGCGGGCGGCTTCATTCGCGGGCTGAGCCGCAAGAGCGCGGCCGACATCGGCAACTACTGGGTCGATTTCACGCGCGTGACCTACCGCGTGCTGCTGCCGCTCAGCTTCGTGATGGCGCTCGTGTACGTGTGGCAGGGCATGCCGCAGACGCTCGCGTCCGACGCGTGGGCGACCACGCTCGAAGGTGCGCGCCAGCAGATCGTGATGGGGCCGGTTGCGAGCCTCGAATCGATCAAGCACATCGGCACGAACGGCGGCGGCTTCTTCAGCATGAACGCCGCGCATCCGTTCGAGAACCCGACGCCGCTCACCAACACGCTGCATATGCTGTCGATGCTGCTGATTCCGTCCGCGCTGACCTATACGCTCGGCACGATGATCGGCCGGCGCCGCCAGGGCTGGGTGATCCTCGGCGCGTTCGTCGTGATGTTCGTCGGCTTCCTCGCCGTGATCTACCAGGCCGAGCAGCACGGCAATCCGCTGCTGACCGGGCTCGGCGTCGACCAGCAGATGAGCGCCGTGCAGCCGGGCGGCAACATGGAAGGCAAGGAGATGCGCTTCGGCATCGCGCAGACGAGCCTGTTCGCGACCGTCACGACGGCCGCGACCACCGGCTCGGTCGACGCAATGCACGACTCGTTGACGCCGCTCGGCGGGCTCGTGCCGATCGCGCAGATGATGCTGAACAACGTGTTCGGCGGCGACGGTGTCGGGTTGATCAACCTGTTCACGTTCGCAATCCTCACGGTGTTCCTCGTCGGGATGATGATCGGCCGCACGCCGGAGTTTCTCGGCAAGAAGATCGAGGCGCGCGAGATGAAGCTCGTGATGCTCGCGGTGCTCGCACATCCGTTCAGCATCCTCGGCTTCACCGCGCTGGCCGCGATGTTGCCTGCGACGATGAACAGCCTCGCGAACCTCGGGCCGCACGGTTTCAGCGAAGTGCTGTACGCGTACACGTCAGGCACGGCGAACAACGGCTCCGCGTTCGCGGGCCTGAACGCGAACACGCCGTTCTTCAATACGACGATCGGTTTCGCGATGCTGATCGGCCGCTACCTGACGCTGCTGCCGATGCTCGCGGTCGCGGGCAGCCTCGCCGCGAAGAAGAGCGTGCCCGAAAGCGCCGGCACGCTGTCGACGTCGACCGGCCTGTTCGCCGGCCTGCTGATCTTCGTGATCCTCGTCGTCGGCGGTCTCACGTTCCTGCCCGCGCTCGCGCTCGGCCCGGTCGTCGAGCACCTGCTGATGTCGGGCGGCCAACTGTTCTGA
- the hutC gene encoding histidine utilization repressor, whose translation MTTPIYQEIKDFILARIHAGEWAEGDQVPSENELAREFNVARMTVNRALRELTAEQVLTRTRGSGTYVASPKYESTLVAIRSISDEVAARGHGYRAQVLQVGAAVADAKLADELQLDTGSPIFHSRVLHFENDTPVQLEERWVNPACAPEYALQDFTTTTPNQYLTRVAPLQRVEYRIEAAMPDAETRRHLTMDDREPCLLLHRRTWSQGLVASVANLWHPGSRYRFTGHF comes from the coding sequence ATGACTACACCGATCTATCAGGAAATCAAGGACTTCATCCTCGCGCGGATTCATGCCGGCGAGTGGGCGGAAGGCGACCAGGTGCCGTCGGAGAACGAGCTCGCGCGCGAATTCAACGTCGCGCGGATGACCGTCAACCGCGCGCTGCGCGAGCTGACGGCCGAACAGGTGCTCACGCGCACGCGCGGCTCGGGCACGTATGTCGCATCGCCGAAGTACGAATCGACGCTCGTCGCGATCCGCAGCATCTCCGACGAAGTCGCCGCGCGCGGCCACGGCTATCGCGCGCAGGTGCTGCAGGTCGGCGCGGCCGTCGCCGATGCGAAGCTCGCCGACGAGCTGCAGCTCGACACCGGCAGCCCGATCTTCCATTCGCGCGTGTTGCATTTCGAGAACGACACGCCCGTGCAGCTCGAGGAGCGCTGGGTCAATCCGGCCTGCGCGCCCGAATACGCGTTGCAGGACTTCACGACGACGACGCCGAACCAGTACCTGACGCGCGTCGCGCCGTTGCAGCGCGTCGAATACCGGATCGAGGCCGCGATGCCCGACGCCGAAACGCGCCGCCATCTGACGATGGACGACCGCGAACCGTGCCTGCTGTTGCATCGGCGCACGTGGTCGCAAGGGTTGGTCGCGTCGGTCGCCAATCTGTGGCACCCGGGCAGCCGTTACCGGTTCACCGGGCATTTCTGA
- a CDS encoding porin produces the protein MKKAVVGTLSLAFFGAAAHAQSSVTLYGMLDAGIAYTNNQSGKSVWQQGSGLLSNTVFGLSGNEDLGGGLHALFRLENGFNLNNGTQSYRNTMFGRRAYVGLQSDQYGALTLGRQYDSVVDYLGPLAMANNGDGNNLASHPFDNDNIDDSFYIDNAVKYTSPTLAGWQFGGLYGFSNAAGGFANNRAYSAGVSYANGPVSLGAAYLQLNRGGLTAGGALSTNDAPNFPAVRQRVVGAGGSYAFDRLTVGALWTHSMFDETAASSLPGALNALRFDNYEINARYALTPAVSFAGAYTFTEGRYDDATGSHRPKWHQVTLMADYALSKRTDVYAETVYQHQFGVPSGAPLGFANVTGLAASSTNTQVVATVGIRHRF, from the coding sequence ATGAAAAAAGCAGTCGTCGGTACCCTCTCCCTCGCGTTCTTCGGCGCCGCCGCGCATGCGCAAAGCAGCGTCACGCTCTACGGGATGCTGGATGCCGGTATCGCCTATACGAACAACCAGTCGGGCAAAAGCGTGTGGCAGCAAGGCAGCGGCCTGCTGTCGAATACGGTCTTCGGGCTGAGCGGCAACGAGGATCTCGGCGGCGGCCTGCATGCGCTGTTCCGCCTCGAGAACGGCTTCAACCTGAACAACGGCACGCAGTCCTACCGGAACACGATGTTCGGCCGCCGTGCGTACGTCGGCCTGCAAAGCGACCAATACGGCGCGCTGACGCTCGGCCGGCAATACGACTCCGTGGTCGACTATCTCGGCCCGCTGGCAATGGCGAACAACGGCGACGGCAACAACCTCGCGTCGCATCCGTTCGACAATGACAACATCGACGATTCGTTCTACATCGACAACGCGGTGAAATACACGAGCCCGACGCTCGCCGGCTGGCAGTTCGGCGGCCTGTACGGGTTCAGCAACGCGGCCGGTGGCTTCGCGAACAACCGCGCGTACAGCGCGGGCGTGTCGTATGCGAACGGGCCGGTCAGCCTCGGCGCGGCGTACCTGCAGCTCAACCGCGGCGGGCTGACGGCCGGCGGTGCGCTGTCGACGAACGATGCGCCGAACTTCCCCGCCGTGCGCCAGCGCGTGGTGGGCGCCGGCGGCAGCTATGCGTTCGACCGGCTGACGGTCGGTGCACTGTGGACGCATTCGATGTTCGACGAAACGGCCGCGTCGTCGCTGCCCGGCGCGCTGAACGCGCTGCGCTTCGACAACTACGAGATCAACGCGCGCTATGCGCTGACGCCGGCGGTCTCGTTCGCGGGCGCCTATACGTTCACCGAAGGCCGCTACGACGACGCGACCGGCAGCCACCGGCCGAAATGGCACCAGGTAACGCTGATGGCCGACTACGCGCTGAGCAAGCGCACCGACGTGTATGCGGAAACCGTGTACCAGCACCAGTTCGGCGTGCCGTCGGGCGCGCCGCTCGGGTTCGCGAACGTCACCGGGCTCGCGGCTTCGTCGACGAATACGCAGGTGGTCGCAACGGTCGGCATCCGGCATCGGTTCTGA
- a CDS encoding TetR/AcrR family transcriptional regulator has product MPIPTEDPGRRARKRIQMLAHLAATGARLFDAHGYEAVTMEQIAAQADVAKRTLYNHFPTKEAVLAHWLEGELARDLAHLQRDVARRKTFASRIGCVLDASAAWCEQHPVYLLAYLRHRFLSIGAVEPENGGENGSDIALVWQQLIAAGQQSGELNATLRADQLATWFHHLYLAAMLRWLTVPGLSLKREFQSVAKLFIEGAQAQR; this is encoded by the coding sequence ATGCCGATTCCGACCGAAGATCCGGGCCGCCGCGCGCGCAAGCGCATCCAGATGCTCGCGCATCTCGCCGCCACCGGCGCGCGCCTGTTCGATGCGCACGGCTACGAAGCCGTCACGATGGAACAGATCGCCGCGCAGGCCGATGTCGCGAAGCGCACGCTATACAACCACTTTCCGACGAAGGAAGCCGTGCTCGCGCACTGGCTCGAAGGCGAGCTCGCGCGTGACCTCGCGCATCTGCAGCGCGACGTCGCGCGGCGCAAGACCTTTGCGTCGCGCATCGGCTGCGTGCTCGACGCGTCGGCCGCATGGTGCGAGCAGCATCCGGTGTACCTGCTCGCGTATCTGCGGCACCGCTTCCTGAGCATCGGTGCTGTCGAACCTGAAAACGGCGGGGAGAACGGCAGCGATATCGCACTGGTGTGGCAGCAACTGATCGCCGCGGGGCAGCAGTCCGGCGAACTGAACGCGACGCTGCGGGCCGACCAGCTTGCGACGTGGTTCCATCACCTGTATCTCGCGGCGATGCTGCGCTGGCTGACGGTGCCGGGGCTGTCGCTGAAACGGGAGTTTCAGTCGGTCGCGAAATTGTTTATTGAAGGCGCGCAAGCGCAACGCTGA
- the kdpB gene encoding potassium-transporting ATPase subunit KdpB: protein MPIGGVPPMRWTAVLREAVRKLSPRVQLKNPVMFVVYLGSIVTTALWLQALTGTGDAPAGFIFAVACWLWFTVLFANAAEALAEGRGKAQADALRAARKRVYAKVLDEPKQYGSTSHRVPSDELAAGSIVLVEAGDTIPADGEVIDGVASVDESAITGESAPVIRESGGDFSSVTGGTRVLSDWIVVKITAQPGEAFLDRMIAMVEGAKRGKTPNEIALTILLVALTIIFLLVCVTLLPFSQFSVLLNASGAAVSLTVLIALLVCLIPTTIGALLSAIGIAGMSRMMRANVLATSGRAIEAAGDVDVLLLDKTGTITLGNREAVQFRPAPGVEERALAEAAQLSSLADETPEGRSIVALAKQRFSLEVAASDGSIAVPFSARTRMSGLDIGERQVRKGAASAIRAHVDALGGAFPHAVETAVNDIARRGGTPLVVADGLRVLGTIELKDIVKHGIAARFAELRKVGVKTVMITGDNRLTAAAIAAEAGVDDYLAEATPEDKLRLIREHQAKGHLVAMTGDGTNDAPALAQADVAVAMHSGTQAAKEAANMVDLDSNPTKLMQVVEVGKQMIMTRGALTTFSVANDLAKYFAIIPAAFVATYPALGALNVMGLHSPTSAILSAVIFNALIIVALIPLALKGVKYRAEPAGTLLGRNLLIYGVGGIVAPFIGIKLIDMLLTPFI from the coding sequence ATGCCGATCGGCGGCGTGCCGCCGATGCGCTGGACCGCCGTGCTGCGCGAGGCGGTCCGCAAGCTCTCGCCGCGCGTGCAGCTGAAAAACCCGGTGATGTTCGTCGTCTATCTCGGCAGCATCGTCACGACCGCGCTGTGGCTGCAGGCGCTGACCGGCACCGGCGATGCGCCGGCCGGCTTCATCTTCGCGGTCGCGTGCTGGCTGTGGTTCACCGTGCTGTTCGCGAACGCGGCCGAGGCGCTGGCCGAAGGGCGCGGCAAGGCGCAGGCCGACGCGCTGCGCGCGGCGCGCAAGCGCGTGTACGCGAAGGTGCTCGACGAGCCGAAGCAATACGGCAGCACCAGCCATCGCGTGCCGAGCGACGAGCTCGCCGCCGGCAGCATCGTGCTCGTCGAGGCCGGCGACACGATTCCTGCCGACGGCGAAGTGATCGACGGCGTCGCGTCGGTCGACGAATCGGCAATTACCGGCGAATCGGCTCCGGTGATCCGCGAATCCGGCGGGGATTTCTCGTCGGTGACGGGCGGCACGCGCGTGCTGTCCGACTGGATCGTCGTGAAGATCACCGCGCAACCCGGCGAAGCGTTTCTCGACCGGATGATCGCGATGGTCGAAGGCGCGAAACGCGGCAAGACGCCGAACGAGATTGCGCTGACGATCCTGCTCGTCGCGCTGACGATCATCTTCCTGCTCGTGTGCGTGACGCTGCTGCCGTTCTCGCAGTTCAGCGTGCTGCTCAACGCGTCGGGCGCGGCCGTGAGCCTGACCGTGCTGATCGCGCTGCTGGTCTGCCTGATCCCGACGACGATCGGCGCGCTGCTGTCGGCGATCGGCATCGCCGGGATGAGCCGCATGATGCGCGCGAACGTGCTCGCGACGTCGGGGCGCGCGATCGAAGCGGCCGGCGACGTCGACGTGCTGCTGCTCGACAAGACCGGCACGATCACGCTCGGCAACCGCGAGGCCGTGCAGTTCCGGCCGGCTCCCGGCGTGGAGGAGCGTGCGCTGGCCGAGGCCGCGCAACTGTCGTCGCTGGCCGACGAGACGCCCGAAGGGCGCTCGATCGTCGCGCTCGCGAAGCAGCGCTTCTCGCTGGAGGTGGCCGCGAGCGACGGCAGCATCGCGGTGCCGTTCAGCGCACGCACGCGGATGAGCGGCCTCGATATCGGCGAGCGGCAGGTGCGCAAGGGTGCGGCGTCCGCGATCCGCGCGCACGTCGATGCGCTCGGCGGCGCGTTTCCGCACGCGGTCGAGACGGCCGTCAACGACATCGCGCGGCGCGGCGGCACGCCGCTCGTCGTCGCCGACGGCTTGCGCGTGCTCGGCACGATCGAGCTGAAGGACATCGTCAAGCACGGGATCGCCGCGCGCTTCGCCGAGCTGCGCAAGGTCGGCGTGAAGACCGTGATGATCACCGGCGACAACCGGCTGACCGCGGCAGCGATCGCGGCGGAAGCAGGCGTCGACGATTACCTTGCCGAAGCGACGCCCGAGGACAAGCTGCGGCTGATCCGCGAGCACCAGGCGAAGGGCCATCTCGTCGCGATGACGGGCGACGGCACCAACGACGCGCCCGCGCTGGCGCAGGCCGACGTGGCCGTCGCGATGCACAGCGGCACGCAGGCGGCGAAGGAAGCGGCCAACATGGTCGACCTCGACAGCAACCCGACGAAGCTGATGCAGGTGGTCGAGGTCGGCAAGCAGATGATCATGACGCGCGGCGCGCTGACCACGTTCAGCGTCGCGAACGATCTCGCGAAGTATTTCGCGATCATCCCGGCCGCGTTCGTCGCAACGTATCCGGCGCTCGGCGCGCTGAACGTGATGGGGCTGCACAGCCCGACGTCGGCGATCCTGTCGGCGGTGATTTTCAATGCGTTGATCATCGTCGCGCTGATTCCGCTCGCGCTGAAGGGCGTGAAGTATCGCGCGGAGCCGGCCGGGACGCTGCTGGGGCGCAACCTGCTGATCTACGGCGTGGGCGGGATCGTCGCGCCGTTCATCGGCATCAAGCTGATCGACATGCTGCTGACGCCGTTTATCTGA
- the kdpC gene encoding potassium-transporting ATPase subunit KdpC — protein MMQRNRQAAAVAAPAPGSSFGAATRGLVRPVIASSVLFMLVTGIAYPLLTTGVANVLFPAQARGSLVQRDGTTIGSAVIGQDFTRAGYFHARPSATVGTDPADPSKTVDQPYNAAGSGASNQGATSKKLLADIEQRVRAYRQQNALADGTPVPVDAVTASASGLDPEISVANARLQAARVAHARGIDAAKVTALVDRIAAPRQLGVLGEPRVRVLDLNLALDHAFGHAAGAQKEQE, from the coding sequence ATGATGCAACGCAATCGCCAGGCAGCGGCCGTCGCCGCGCCGGCACCCGGTTCTTCGTTCGGCGCGGCGACGCGCGGCCTCGTGCGGCCCGTGATCGCATCGTCGGTGCTGTTCATGCTCGTCACCGGCATCGCGTATCCGCTGCTGACCACGGGCGTCGCGAACGTGCTGTTCCCGGCGCAGGCGCGCGGCAGTCTCGTCCAGCGTGACGGCACGACGATCGGCTCCGCGGTGATCGGACAGGACTTCACGCGCGCCGGCTACTTCCATGCGCGGCCGAGCGCGACGGTCGGCACCGATCCGGCCGATCCGTCGAAGACGGTCGACCAGCCGTACAACGCGGCCGGCAGCGGCGCGAGCAACCAGGGCGCAACCAGCAAGAAGCTGCTCGCGGATATTGAGCAGCGTGTGCGTGCGTACCGGCAGCAGAACGCGCTCGCCGACGGCACGCCGGTGCCGGTGGACGCCGTCACCGCGTCCGCGTCGGGGCTCGATCCGGAGATCTCGGTCGCGAACGCGCGGCTGCAGGCGGCGCGGGTCGCCCATGCGCGCGGCATCGATGCCGCGAAGGTCACGGCGCTGGTCGATCGCATCGCCGCACCGCGCCAGCTCGGCGTGCTCGGCGAACCGCGCGTGCGCGTGCTCGACCTGAACCTCGCGCTCGACCATGCATTCGGCCACGCAGCCGGCGCGCAGAAAGAGCAGGAATAA
- a CDS encoding TetR family transcriptional regulator, with the protein MDNPTRSERTRTAAIQAALAILERDGPGKLTFDAISRESGISKGGLMHQFRTKGDVLNALMEHQQDYYQRFQRDYLAARDPREAQPTLSAQIATMREVIDQQPSAALAIMAALVEDPAPLQQVRDTDGENAKRIAAESDDPDLALLRWKAAWGLALSAMFGLCPLSADERARLFDRLLDETQWPSGGGNAAKRGAPAAKASRKK; encoded by the coding sequence ATGGATAACCCGACGCGTTCCGAGCGAACGCGCACTGCCGCGATCCAGGCGGCGCTCGCGATCCTCGAGCGCGACGGCCCGGGCAAGCTCACGTTCGATGCGATCTCGCGCGAAAGCGGCATCAGCAAGGGCGGGCTGATGCATCAGTTCCGCACGAAAGGCGATGTGCTGAATGCGCTGATGGAACATCAGCAGGACTACTATCAACGATTCCAGCGCGACTATCTGGCCGCGCGCGATCCGCGCGAAGCGCAGCCGACGCTGTCCGCGCAGATCGCGACGATGCGCGAAGTGATCGACCAGCAGCCGTCGGCCGCGCTCGCGATCATGGCGGCGCTGGTCGAGGATCCCGCGCCGCTGCAGCAGGTTCGGGATACCGACGGCGAGAACGCGAAGCGCATCGCGGCCGAATCCGACGATCCCGATCTTGCGCTGCTGCGATGGAAAGCGGCCTGGGGGCTCGCGCTATCGGCGATGTTCGGGCTGTGCCCGCTGTCGGCCGACGAGCGCGCGCGGCTGTTCGACCGGCTGCTCGACGAGACGCAATGGCCGTCGGGCGGCGGTAATGCCGCGAAGCGCGGTGCGCCGGCGGCGAAAGCGTCGCGGAAGAAATGA